A single genomic interval of Spirosoma linguale DSM 74 harbors:
- a CDS encoding Enoyl-CoA hydratase/isomerase (PFAM: Enoyl-CoA hydratase/isomerase~KEGG: cti:RALTA_B0800 enoyl-CoA hydratase), with amino-acid sequence MLYTPEQTAQLPADGFRYLLTSVDGHVLTVTLNRPEKKNALHPPMLAELAFVLAYAKYTADIWLVVLAAAGDTFCAGMDLKSLSLGDTETASVPAPSGPVRLGELMAGLHKPCIACVQGPVYAGGFLLVGASTYVVASESATFSLPEVKRGLFPFQVLAILLDIMPARKALDLCLRAKTLSSTEALTLGLVTEVVPADELDNALARLVGELTQLSPTAMQFGLRAYQQLKNLPSDEQQAYLFDQFQQLQQTSDAKEGMAAFLEKRKPNWGGVPNS; translated from the coding sequence ATGCTGTATACGCCCGAACAAACCGCTCAACTGCCTGCCGATGGCTTCCGTTACTTGCTCACCTCAGTTGATGGCCATGTGCTGACTGTTACGCTGAATCGGCCAGAAAAGAAGAACGCCCTCCACCCGCCCATGCTTGCCGAATTGGCTTTTGTACTGGCTTACGCTAAATACACGGCTGATATCTGGCTCGTTGTGCTGGCCGCTGCGGGTGATACCTTTTGTGCCGGGATGGACCTGAAAAGTTTGTCATTAGGGGATACGGAAACGGCATCGGTTCCCGCACCTTCGGGGCCGGTTCGCCTGGGGGAGTTGATGGCTGGGTTACACAAGCCGTGCATAGCTTGTGTACAGGGCCCGGTATATGCCGGTGGCTTTCTACTCGTGGGCGCTAGCACATACGTCGTTGCTTCGGAGTCGGCAACGTTTAGTTTGCCGGAAGTAAAAAGGGGGTTGTTTCCGTTTCAGGTGCTGGCTATTCTGCTGGACATCATGCCCGCCCGCAAAGCGCTCGATCTGTGCCTTCGGGCGAAGACTCTATCATCAACCGAAGCCCTGACGCTTGGTCTGGTGACGGAGGTTGTCCCTGCCGACGAACTGGATAACGCACTTGCTCGTTTGGTCGGCGAGCTTACCCAGCTTTCGCCCACGGCCATGCAGTTTGGGTTACGAGCCTATCAGCAATTAAAAAACCTGCCGTCGGATGAGCAGCAGGCCTATTTATTCGACCAGTTTCAGCAACTCCAGCAAACGTCCGACGCCAAAGAAGGCATGGCCGCTTTTCTGGAAAAACGCAAGCCGAACTGGGGCGGTGTACCAAACAGCTAG
- a CDS encoding hypothetical protein (KEGG: hypothetical protein LOC679314), whose protein sequence is MKIITLLCLILVGAATAQASHLLGGYIQATPITGSPLTYRISALLYMDEVRGKSAADQADVLEICLGDGSTVKAFRASRLLIENKTTSINSYTLIHTYAGPGVYPLTLVLSNRTVVKNITNADAQLFSLTSVLSTNLVNQTPTPGYPGNGVHVSVGRRATISLAATDPEGDSLVYGLSKAQTSVTQSSCNTQPVSSYQYPNDVTRRGTFKINSRTGELIWDAPTELGYYSVTLTINEYRRGVLISQTTQEIPLVVEDIPGTPGTVPPYESAADGPSATGLVTATTDYEDVNVRLVTFPNPVDDRLQVVIQTSNPTTATLQLTDNNGRKLHELTFHRMARQHEQVISMSSLTPGVYVLRAEIDGRILTRKVVKR, encoded by the coding sequence ATGAAAATCATTACCCTACTCTGCCTGATACTGGTTGGTGCTGCCACTGCACAGGCAAGTCATTTGCTGGGTGGTTATATTCAGGCTACTCCCATTACAGGCTCACCCCTAACCTACCGAATTTCAGCCCTGTTGTACATGGATGAAGTTCGCGGAAAATCAGCTGCCGATCAGGCCGATGTCCTGGAAATCTGTTTAGGTGATGGCAGTACCGTGAAAGCCTTTCGCGCCAGCCGGTTGTTGATTGAGAATAAAACAACGAGCATTAATAGCTATACGCTCATCCATACGTACGCGGGACCGGGCGTTTATCCCTTAACCCTTGTGCTCTCCAACCGAACGGTTGTTAAGAACATCACAAACGCCGACGCACAGTTGTTTTCCCTGACTTCGGTCTTGTCGACCAACCTGGTCAATCAGACGCCCACACCGGGTTATCCCGGAAATGGCGTCCACGTTAGCGTTGGTCGCCGGGCAACGATTTCACTGGCGGCTACCGATCCCGAAGGCGATAGTCTGGTGTATGGGCTGTCAAAAGCGCAGACCAGCGTAACCCAGTCTTCATGTAATACGCAGCCAGTTTCTTCTTACCAGTATCCAAACGATGTAACGCGCCGGGGTACTTTCAAGATCAACAGCCGAACGGGCGAACTTATCTGGGATGCCCCTACTGAGCTGGGGTACTACAGCGTGACCTTAACCATTAACGAATACCGACGCGGTGTTCTGATCAGCCAGACAACGCAGGAAATACCGCTGGTTGTTGAGGATATTCCCGGCACACCGGGCACAGTCCCTCCGTACGAATCAGCAGCCGATGGACCATCGGCGACGGGCCTGGTGACGGCCACAACAGATTACGAAGATGTAAACGTCCGGCTCGTTACATTTCCAAATCCCGTTGATGATCGGTTGCAGGTGGTGATCCAGACGAGCAATCCAACAACCGCCACACTACAGCTAACGGATAACAACGGCCGCAAACTTCACGAGTTAACGTTTCATCGGATGGCCCGCCAGCATGAGCAGGTTATCAGCATGAGCAGCCTGACGCCGGGCGTTTATGTACTCCGTGCTGAGATAGACGGACGAATACTAACGCGAAAAGTTGTGAAGCGGTGA